The DNA window CACGCCAGGTCGGCGGGCGGAGCGTCCAGGATCTGCCGCACCTCGATGCCGAGGTCGAGGGGAGCGCCGCCGAGTCCAGGCGCGGCGGAGGCCTCCGCGGCGATGGCGCAGGCGCGCTCGGGGCTTTCGACGTTCACGATCCAGTAGCCCGCGAGGAACTCCTTCGTCTCGGGGAAGACGCCGTCCGTGATGGGCTCGCCGTCCTTGCGG is part of the Chondromyces crocatus genome and encodes:
- a CDS encoding YciI family protein — translated: MKYLLMMNIPNGGPDHRLSWPQQIASWPRQDVEAHMAHMTRLAQKLRAAGELVVAEGLAGSDQAKLVRARKDGEPITDGVFPETKEFLAGYWIVNVESPERACAIAAEASAAPGLGGAPLDLGIEVRQILDAPPADLA